The following coding sequences are from one Leptolyngbya sp. NIES-3755 window:
- a CDS encoding heat shock protein DnaJ domain protein (similar to AA sequence:cyanobase_aa:LBDG_17520): MNIADSYRLLGLRTGATHEDIKAAYRKLARQLHPDLNPGDDRAKDRFIRITEAYQFLMGIVPAEPEQAPESQKPEEPKSTEPPKVKIKVTHSPEAPELSLVDRHLLQASYEQLQDLFKLKRFPRAVALVEGLAQRFPDHPDVRQWQAITYHRWGQHLIGEHDYEKARSYLKKALRTDPHNRRLWAEIEQDFRRLEEKIYRRR; encoded by the coding sequence ATGAACATCGCTGATTCTTACCGCTTGTTAGGGCTAAGGACAGGAGCAACCCACGAAGACATTAAAGCCGCATATCGGAAACTCGCACGTCAACTGCATCCCGACTTGAATCCGGGCGACGATCGAGCCAAAGATCGCTTCATTCGCATCACGGAAGCGTACCAGTTTCTGATGGGGATCGTTCCTGCTGAACCGGAACAAGCACCAGAATCACAAAAGCCAGAAGAACCAAAATCGACAGAACCTCCGAAAGTCAAGATTAAAGTGACTCATTCGCCAGAGGCTCCGGAGCTTTCTTTGGTCGATCGACATCTTTTGCAGGCTTCTTACGAACAATTACAAGATTTATTCAAGCTCAAACGATTTCCTCGTGCTGTTGCTCTCGTAGAAGGATTAGCCCAGCGCTTTCCCGATCACCCCGATGTGCGTCAATGGCAGGCAATTACTTATCACCGTTGGGGACAGCATTTGATCGGTGAGCATGATTATGAAAAAGCTCGATCATATCTGAAAAAGGCTCTCCGCACTGATCCCCACAATCGACGGCTTTGGGCAGAAATTGAACAGGATTTTCGTAGGTTGGAAGAAAAAATTTATCGAAGACGCTGA
- a CDS encoding ATP-dependent Clp protease proteolytic subunit (similar to AA sequence:cyanobase_aa:LBDG_17540) — MQVPYRVPGSQYVQWVDIYTRMAFERIVFLDGEIDDNTANGIVALLLYLNSEDATKPIYVYINSYGERMGGGVSSLAASMAIYDTMQYIKAPVHTICMGVAASSAVMLLSSGTKGSRLSLPNAELVLSPQYGRSRGQATDIQVDAQKVLADRRTFLEILSSNTGHSIEKLEKDLDRRFYLTAEEAKAYGLIDRVLTSTKELPKQLPALV; from the coding sequence ATGCAAGTTCCTTACCGCGTTCCCGGTAGTCAATATGTGCAGTGGGTCGATATCTACACCCGCATGGCATTCGAGCGTATTGTCTTTCTCGATGGTGAAATTGATGACAATACTGCGAATGGGATTGTCGCCCTCCTGCTGTATCTCAATTCAGAAGATGCGACTAAGCCGATCTACGTGTACATCAATTCTTATGGTGAACGGATGGGAGGCGGCGTGTCTTCGTTAGCGGCAAGCATGGCGATCTACGACACGATGCAGTACATCAAAGCGCCAGTTCATACGATTTGTATGGGTGTGGCGGCGAGTAGTGCTGTGATGCTGTTGTCTTCGGGCACAAAGGGATCGCGCCTGAGTTTGCCGAATGCGGAGCTTGTTCTGTCACCCCAGTATGGTCGATCGAGAGGTCAAGCAACCGATATTCAAGTCGATGCTCAGAAAGTTCTCGCCGATCGTCGTACATTTCTAGAAATTCTGTCGTCCAATACGGGGCACAGCATTGAGAAATTAGAGAAAGATCTCGATCGACGTTTTTATCTCACCGCTGAAGAAGCGAAAGCTTATGGACTCATCGATCGGGTTCTCACCAGCACCAAAGAGCTACCGAAACAACTTCCCGCCCTCGTTTAA
- a CDS encoding putative anti-sigma regulatory factor serine/threonine protein kinase (similar to AA sequence:cyanobase_aa:LBDG_17510): MSPRPAGRNWNTVSFPSTLYLIPILDLLLSKVPSRWKAEVRLGLQEALVNAAKHGNCLDPGKKVLIQFSMVADEYWWIISDQGPGFDAPECCCLEEIEAHLPCNEGESGRGLYILYQVFDQVEWNRDGTELRLCKQVRNPARLPLVV, translated from the coding sequence ATGTCTCCTCGTCCGGCTGGACGCAATTGGAATACGGTCAGCTTTCCATCAACGCTGTATCTCATTCCGATTCTTGACCTTCTTCTATCGAAAGTTCCCAGTCGCTGGAAGGCAGAAGTTCGATTGGGATTACAAGAAGCTCTCGTCAATGCCGCCAAACACGGAAATTGCCTCGATCCGGGTAAGAAAGTTTTAATTCAATTCTCAATGGTCGCGGATGAATATTGGTGGATTATATCAGACCAGGGACCTGGCTTCGATGCACCAGAATGTTGCTGCCTAGAAGAAATAGAGGCGCATCTTCCTTGTAATGAGGGTGAATCTGGGCGAGGATTGTACATTCTGTACCAAGTATTTGATCAGGTTGAATGGAACCGCGACGGGACAGAACTTAGACTGTGTAAGCAAGTTCGCAATCCTGCTCGATTGCCATTAGTAGTTTAG
- a CDS encoding hypothetical protein (similar to AA sequence:cyanobase_aa:LBDG_17500), protein MKTKRLELFLLAGCSCLITLLAQPIAGAIASPPTLPNLQAPRPATGAFCPIKSESEYLSTKRANG, encoded by the coding sequence ATGAAAACAAAACGGTTAGAGTTATTTCTGTTAGCTGGTTGCTCGTGTTTGATTACGCTGTTGGCACAACCGATTGCAGGTGCGATCGCGTCTCCCCCAACTTTGCCAAATCTCCAAGCACCAAGACCCGCAACCGGAGCTTTTTGCCCAATTAAATCTGAGTCTGAATACCTAAGCACTAAACGGGCTAACGGCTAG
- a CDS encoding ATP-dependent Clp protease proteolytic subunit (similar to AA sequence:cyanobase_aa:LBDG_17530) has product MPIGTPKVPYRLPGSSYEQWIDIYQRLSLERIIFLSQDVDDNIANQIVAIMLYLDSEDPTKPIQLYINSPGGSVTAGMAIYDTMQHIKSEVITICVGLAASMGAFLLAAGSKGKRVALPHSRIMIHQPLGGTGRQQATDIEIEAREIIRMRHQLNGMLSDRTGQPLEKIEKDTDRDYFMSAAEAKEYGLIDRVIETV; this is encoded by the coding sequence ATGCCAATTGGAACTCCGAAAGTCCCGTATCGCTTACCGGGTAGCTCGTATGAGCAATGGATCGATATCTATCAGCGTCTCAGCCTAGAGCGCATCATTTTCTTAAGCCAAGATGTCGATGACAATATCGCGAATCAGATCGTGGCAATCATGCTCTATCTCGATTCCGAAGATCCGACCAAGCCAATTCAGTTGTATATCAATTCTCCCGGTGGCTCGGTCACTGCGGGAATGGCGATCTACGACACAATGCAGCACATTAAGTCTGAAGTGATCACGATTTGCGTCGGGCTTGCCGCTTCGATGGGAGCATTTCTCCTCGCTGCTGGCAGTAAAGGAAAGCGGGTTGCCCTTCCCCATTCACGGATCATGATTCACCAGCCGTTGGGTGGAACTGGAAGACAACAAGCAACCGACATTGAGATCGAAGCTCGTGAGATCATTCGGATGCGCCATCAGTTGAATGGAATGCTGTCAGACCGCACCGGGCAGCCGCTTGAGAAGATCGAAAAAGATACCGATCGAGATTACTTCATGTCCGCCGCTGAAGCGAAAGAGTATGGATTGATCGATCGCGTCATCGAAACTGTCTAA